The following coding sequences lie in one Flavobacterium sp. 20NA77.7 genomic window:
- a CDS encoding RluA family pseudouridine synthase, with protein sequence MKIVSTSTNLNILFEDNHLIVINKRVGDLVQGDQTGDASLVDIIKEYIKVKYNKPGAVFLGVVHRLDRPTSGVVVFAKTSKALTRLNETFKNRETQKTYWAIVKNRPPQQQDTLIHYIKRNPKNNTSKAHIHEVPDSKKASLDYKIIQELTSYFALEVDLHTGRHHQIRAQLAAIGCPIKGDLKYGFDRSNPDGGIHLHARQLVLIHPVTKENMVFTAPTPDETLWNLL encoded by the coding sequence ATGAAAATAGTATCTACATCAACTAATTTAAACATACTTTTTGAGGATAATCATTTGATTGTTATCAATAAACGTGTGGGCGATTTAGTTCAAGGAGATCAAACAGGTGATGCTTCTCTGGTCGATATTATTAAAGAATATATTAAAGTCAAATACAATAAGCCAGGTGCGGTTTTTTTAGGAGTAGTACATCGATTAGACCGTCCCACGTCTGGTGTTGTGGTGTTTGCAAAAACATCTAAAGCGCTCACTCGACTGAATGAAACATTTAAGAATAGAGAAACACAAAAAACCTATTGGGCTATAGTTAAAAATAGACCTCCACAACAACAAGATACACTTATTCATTACATTAAACGTAATCCTAAAAATAATACTTCGAAAGCGCATATTCACGAAGTGCCTGATAGTAAAAAAGCGAGTTTGGATTATAAAATTATTCAAGAATTAACAAGTTATTTTGCACTTGAAGTGGATTTGCATACAGGGCGTCATCATCAAATTAGGGCACAATTAGCGGCTATAGGTTGCCCTATAAAGGGTGACTTAAAATATGGTTTTGATCGAAGTAACCCAGATGGAGGCATACACTTGCATGCACGACAGTTGGTATTAATACATCCTGTAACCAAAGAAAATATGGTGTTTACTGCACCTACACCTGACGAAACCTTGTGGAATTTACTTTGA
- the tpx gene encoding thiol peroxidase — MATVTLGGNPTHTNGTLPTIGSPAPAFQLIDTNLATVHLADFAGQNVILNIFPSIDTPTCATSVRTFNTLASQLPNTKVLCISRDLPFAQKRFCGSEGLENVINLSDFQEASFGKAYGVLLTDGKLAGLHARAIVVINGAGEVVHTELVAEIANEPNYEAALKSL, encoded by the coding sequence ATGGCAACAGTAACTTTGGGTGGAAACCCTACACATACAAATGGCACATTACCTACTATAGGAAGTCCAGCTCCAGCATTTCAATTAATTGATACCAATTTAGCAACAGTACACTTAGCAGATTTTGCAGGACAAAATGTTATTTTAAATATTTTTCCAAGTATAGATACACCCACTTGTGCTACTTCCGTGCGTACATTTAATACGTTAGCATCTCAATTGCCAAATACAAAAGTACTATGTATTTCTAGAGATTTACCTTTTGCTCAAAAACGTTTTTGTGGAAGCGAAGGCTTAGAAAATGTAATTAACCTATCTGATTTTCAAGAAGCAAGTTTTGGAAAAGCGTATGGAGTTTTGTTAACCGATGGGAAATTAGCAGGTTTACATGCAAGAGCAATCGTGGTTATTAATGGAGCAGGAGAAGTGGTACACACTGAGTTAGTAGCTGAAATAGCTAACGAACCTAACTATGAAGCAGCACTAAAATCGTTATAA
- a CDS encoding diacylglycerol kinase family protein, with protein MKQDNQFISGRIKSVKFAVLGAIKLITTEHSVMVQSSLAVFMTGAGFYFSISREEWMIQILAFGLVLGIEGLNTAVEKIADFIHPDYHERIGFIKDIAAGAVFFAALSAMAIGALIYLPKIL; from the coding sequence ATGAAACAAGATAATCAATTTATTTCAGGAAGAATTAAAAGTGTAAAATTTGCAGTTCTTGGCGCAATTAAATTAATTACTACCGAACACAGTGTAATGGTTCAATCTTCGTTAGCTGTATTCATGACAGGAGCGGGATTTTATTTTTCTATTTCACGTGAAGAATGGATGATACAAATCTTAGCCTTTGGGCTTGTATTAGGTATCGAAGGATTGAATACTGCTGTAGAGAAAATAGCTGATTTCATTCATCCAGATTACCACGAACGCATCGGTTTTATTAAAGATATAGCTGCAGGAGCTGTGTTTTTCGCAGCATTGAGCGCTATGGCTATTGGTGCCTTAATTTATCTTCCTAAAATTTTATAA
- a CDS encoding DNA translocase FtsK, whose translation MTKKESTSTPILKTSRGQKFVFGVFLILTALVLLLSFISYYVSGANDQSQVAQVADRTVAVENWLGKAGAWLAQMIVYQGFGVASFLFVKIIFMFGAYLVVDLPLAKLRKSLFWDLFLVLTISILFGLLWDVMPFMSGVVGYEINSFISDYIGTIGTVLLLILNVVIFLIFKLKVDPDKVKDFLERDATSDLEAVEIKDETTDEVVVNEEDEPKKVTPIVPSTTPIIEEEEDDSWKEIRKIEQPETTSFQVDKEALKPTILNTSEPHLPKEVLTPPISKQPEIITTNDSNFVIEKPEEEDVVEASLAQKLVQDFGEFDPTLELSNYQFPSIELLKEYSGSGITINQTELEENKNRILETLRNYKIDIAQIKATVGPTVTLYEIVPEAGIRISKIKSLEDDIALSLSALGIRIIAPIPGKGTIGIEVPNANPSMVSMKGVIASPKFQQAEMELPIALGKTISNETFVVDLAKMPHLLMAGATGQGKSVGLNAVLTSILYKKHPAEVKFVLVDPKKVELTLFNKIERHYLAKLPDTSDAIITDNAKVINTLNSLCIEMDNRYNLLKDASVRNIKEYNEKFKNRRLNPENGHRFLPYIILVVDEFADLIMTAGKEVETPIARLAQLARAIGIHLIIATQRPSVNVITGIIKANFPARIAFRVTSKIDSRTILDSQGADQLIGRGDLLYTQGNDLVRVQCAFVDTPEVEKICDFIGAQKAYPNAYLLPEYVGEESGINLDIDISERDSLFREAAEVVVTAQQGSASLIQRKLKLGYNRAGRLIDQLEAAGIVGSFEGSKARAVLIPDLVALEQFFANEQHNL comes from the coding sequence ATGACAAAGAAAGAATCAACATCAACTCCCATATTAAAAACGAGTAGAGGACAAAAATTTGTTTTTGGTGTATTCCTCATACTTACAGCATTGGTTTTGCTGTTATCGTTTATATCCTATTACGTGTCAGGTGCTAATGATCAAAGTCAAGTAGCACAAGTAGCAGATAGAACGGTAGCCGTAGAAAATTGGCTAGGTAAAGCGGGTGCATGGCTTGCGCAAATGATTGTTTACCAAGGTTTTGGTGTGGCTTCGTTTTTGTTTGTGAAAATTATCTTTATGTTCGGGGCGTATTTGGTAGTTGATTTGCCTTTAGCTAAATTAAGAAAGTCATTGTTCTGGGATTTATTCCTTGTCTTAACTATTTCAATTCTATTTGGCTTACTTTGGGATGTGATGCCTTTTATGTCTGGAGTGGTGGGGTATGAAATCAATAGCTTTATTTCAGATTATATAGGAACTATTGGAACTGTATTATTATTAATATTAAATGTTGTTATTTTCTTAATCTTTAAACTAAAAGTAGATCCTGATAAAGTAAAAGACTTTTTAGAAAGAGATGCTACATCTGACCTTGAAGCAGTAGAAATAAAAGATGAAACTACTGATGAAGTAGTTGTAAATGAGGAAGATGAGCCTAAGAAAGTAACTCCAATTGTACCTAGTACAACGCCTATTATTGAGGAAGAAGAAGACGATTCTTGGAAAGAAATAAGAAAGATAGAACAACCTGAAACAACTTCTTTTCAAGTAGATAAAGAAGCGTTAAAACCAACTATTTTAAACACTTCTGAACCGCATTTGCCAAAGGAAGTCCTGACGCCCCCAATCTCTAAGCAACCTGAAATCATAACCACTAACGATTCTAATTTTGTTATTGAAAAACCAGAAGAAGAAGATGTTGTAGAAGCCAGTCTAGCGCAGAAATTAGTTCAAGATTTTGGCGAATTTGATCCTACTTTAGAGTTGTCAAATTACCAGTTTCCGTCTATTGAATTGTTAAAAGAATACAGCGGAAGTGGCATTACCATTAATCAAACGGAGTTAGAAGAAAATAAAAACAGAATTTTAGAAACGCTTCGCAATTATAAAATTGATATTGCGCAAATTAAAGCTACGGTAGGGCCTACGGTTACGTTATATGAAATCGTACCCGAAGCAGGTATTCGAATTTCTAAAATTAAAAGTTTAGAAGATGATATTGCCTTATCCTTATCCGCATTAGGAATACGTATTATTGCGCCTATTCCTGGAAAAGGAACTATTGGTATAGAAGTGCCAAATGCCAATCCGTCAATGGTATCGATGAAAGGGGTTATTGCTTCCCCTAAGTTTCAACAGGCAGAAATGGAATTGCCTATTGCGTTAGGAAAAACAATTTCAAACGAAACCTTTGTAGTCGATTTAGCAAAAATGCCACACTTGTTAATGGCAGGTGCTACAGGACAAGGAAAATCGGTAGGTTTAAATGCGGTGTTGACTTCTATTTTATATAAAAAACATCCTGCTGAGGTAAAATTTGTATTGGTCGATCCAAAGAAGGTGGAGTTGACATTATTTAATAAAATTGAGCGACATTACTTGGCTAAATTGCCCGATACAAGCGATGCCATCATTACAGATAACGCTAAAGTAATCAATACGTTAAATTCGTTGTGTATAGAAATGGACAACCGTTACAACTTATTAAAAGATGCCTCGGTTAGAAACATTAAAGAGTACAATGAGAAGTTTAAAAATAGACGATTAAATCCTGAAAATGGTCATCGCTTTTTGCCGTACATTATTTTAGTAGTCGATGAGTTTGCCGATTTAATTATGACAGCGGGTAAAGAAGTAGAAACACCTATTGCACGTTTGGCTCAGTTGGCACGTGCTATTGGTATTCACTTGATTATTGCTACACAACGACCGTCGGTAAATGTTATTACGGGTATAATTAAGGCCAATTTCCCTGCTCGTATTGCCTTTAGAGTAACTTCTAAAATAGATTCACGTACCATTCTTGATAGTCAAGGAGCAGACCAATTAATTGGTCGAGGAGATTTATTGTATACGCAAGGAAATGATTTAGTGCGTGTGCAATGTGCTTTTGTAGATACACCAGAAGTAGAAAAGATTTGTGATTTTATTGGTGCCCAAAAAGCCTATCCTAATGCGTATTTATTACCAGAGTATGTAGGTGAAGAAAGTGGCATCAATCTTGATATAGATATTTCAGAACGCGATTCATTGTTTAGAGAAGCTGCCGAAGTAGTGGTAACCGCACAACAAGGTTCGGCATCGTTAATTCAACGTAAATTAAAATTAGGATACAACCGTGCCGGTAGGTTAATTGACCAATTAGAAGCAGCAGGTATTGTGGGCTCTTTTGAAGGCAGTAAAGCCAGAGCGGTATTGATCCCAGATTTAGTAGCTTTGGAACAATTTTTTGCCAACGAACAACATAATTTATAG
- a CDS encoding LolA family protein gives MKQFLKMSVLALCLVVSAQAQEKNKAKALLDQMVAKTKSYKNVVIDFKYSIYNAKEKINQESKGNVAMEGNKYVLNFMGVTKLFDGKKVYTIVPEDEEVTISNHDDSDANSVTPQKIFSFFQKGFKYTMDITQKVGGKTIQYVKLTPTSGKDQRKEILVGIDTKTKHIYTLIETGKNGTKTTLTVNTFKFNQPLSKTHFTFVQSKYPNYYINKAD, from the coding sequence ATGAAACAATTTTTAAAAATGAGTGTGCTAGCGCTTTGCTTAGTTGTTAGTGCACAAGCTCAAGAGAAAAATAAAGCTAAAGCCTTATTAGACCAGATGGTTGCTAAAACGAAATCCTATAAAAATGTAGTGATTGATTTTAAATATTCCATTTACAACGCTAAAGAAAAGATAAATCAAGAAAGTAAAGGAAATGTAGCGATGGAAGGCAACAAATATGTGTTAAATTTTATGGGTGTGACCAAACTATTTGACGGAAAAAAAGTATATACCATTGTTCCAGAAGATGAAGAGGTAACCATTTCAAATCACGATGATAGTGACGCCAATTCAGTAACACCACAAAAAATATTTTCGTTCTTTCAAAAAGGATTCAAATACACGATGGATATTACACAAAAGGTTGGAGGTAAAACCATTCAATATGTGAAACTTACGCCGACTAGTGGTAAAGACCAACGCAAAGAAATTTTAGTTGGTATTGATACCAAAACAAAACACATTTACACCCTTATAGAAACAGGAAAAAATGGCACAAAGACTACACTTACTGTAAACACCTTTAAGTTTAATCAGCCGCTGTCTAAAACGCATTTTACGTTTGTACAAAGTAAGTATCCTAATTATTACATTAATAAAGCTGATTAG
- a CDS encoding LptF/LptG family permease has translation MTFASVFVILFFIFILQSIWLFIAELAGKDLDFITIVKFVLYFCPTMVPLVLPLSILLASIMTFGSMAENYEFAAMKSGGISLKRAMRVLVYCTTVMSIIAFLFANNIIPEAQYRFINLRKTILQTSPAMAIGEGQFNKIGNTFNIKVEKKTGENGEFLEDVTLHVKKKDYAPVTTVIKAKKGVLKSDKSTNLLQLDLFEGYYYEDIPSQKYEDRERFPFAKSSFKKYTINIDLATLNGTSQDGGEIVNAHNMLSMRELKYTIDSLQTNYNKDVVSYSENLDQKSMPYMSYVPAEAFPAPVKKENVFDKDLLSVFPPDRQATIREQAKGLVGNNIFSLDGYQFDLTVKKNNLNDYWVSFYEKLVVAYACLLMFFIGAPLGAIIRKGGLGLPIVFAIIIFITFNFANTFGKKLAGQDAMHPLIGAAAGAIILTPLAIFLTYRATNDIGVMMSFDGITRPFKYVYNKLTNNNTQEDEH, from the coding sequence ATGACTTTTGCTTCGGTGTTTGTCATCTTGTTTTTTATTTTCATTTTACAAAGTATTTGGCTTTTCATTGCCGAATTAGCAGGTAAAGATTTAGATTTTATTACCATTGTTAAATTCGTGTTGTATTTCTGTCCAACGATGGTACCTTTGGTTCTGCCGCTTTCCATATTATTGGCTTCTATCATGACCTTCGGTAGTATGGCCGAAAATTATGAATTTGCAGCGATGAAATCGGGTGGAATTTCACTAAAACGTGCTATGCGTGTATTGGTTTATTGCACTACTGTAATGAGTATTATTGCTTTTTTATTTGCCAATAATATTATTCCAGAGGCGCAATACCGTTTTATTAATTTGCGCAAAACTATTTTGCAAACGTCACCCGCTATGGCCATAGGAGAGGGGCAATTTAATAAAATAGGAAATACCTTTAATATTAAGGTAGAAAAGAAAACAGGGGAGAATGGCGAATTTCTAGAAGATGTTACCCTTCACGTAAAGAAGAAAGACTATGCGCCTGTAACGACAGTTATTAAAGCTAAAAAAGGCGTATTGAAAAGTGATAAATCCACCAATTTATTGCAATTAGATTTGTTTGAGGGGTATTATTATGAGGATATTCCTTCGCAAAAATATGAAGACAGAGAGCGTTTTCCGTTTGCCAAAAGTAGTTTTAAAAAATACACCATCAATATTGATTTGGCCACTTTAAATGGAACTTCGCAAGACGGTGGTGAAATCGTGAATGCGCACAACATGCTTTCTATGCGTGAGTTGAAATACACCATTGATTCTTTGCAAACCAATTACAATAAAGACGTAGTTTCATATAGTGAAAACTTAGACCAAAAGTCTATGCCCTACATGAGTTATGTTCCTGCAGAGGCATTTCCTGCACCAGTGAAGAAAGAAAATGTGTTTGATAAAGACTTGCTTTCTGTGTTTCCTCCAGATCGTCAGGCAACGATTAGAGAACAAGCTAAAGGATTGGTGGGAAATAACATCTTTTCGCTTGACGGGTATCAATTTGATTTAACCGTTAAAAAGAATAACCTTAACGATTATTGGGTCTCTTTTTATGAGAAATTAGTAGTAGCATATGCTTGTTTACTTATGTTTTTTATAGGTGCCCCACTTGGTGCTATTATCAGAAAAGGGGGGTTAGGTCTACCTATAGTATTTGCCATTATTATTTTCATAACATTTAATTTTGCCAATACATTTGGGAAAAAGTTAGCTGGACAAGATGCTATGCATCCATTGATAGGTGCTGCTGCAGGGGCAATAATTTTAACTCCTTTAGCCATATTTTTAACCTACAGAGCCACAAATGACATAGGCGTAATGATGAGTTTTGACGGCATTACCCGACCGTTTAAATACGTGTATAACAAACTAACAAACAACAACACACAAGAAGATGAACACTAA
- the ribB gene encoding 3,4-dihydroxy-2-butanone-4-phosphate synthase, producing the protein MNTKVVLNTIEEAIEDIRQGKVIIVVDDEDRENEGDFLAAADKVTPEMINFMATHGKGLICVPLTESRCKELELHTMVSNNTDNMETAFTVSVDLKGNGVTTGISASDRAKTVAALVDPETKPYELGRPGHIFPLIAKQGGVLRRTGHTEAAIDFARLAGFSPAGVICEIMNEDGTMARLPELAEVAKKFDLKLVSIEDLVAYRMQHDSLIKKKEDFELTTRFGTFRLRAYLQVTNKQVHIALTKGSWSKGEEVVTRINSTQITNDILGNLLDNTNKKVAAVFKKIADLDKAAVIFINQEMQSTELLDRLAALRSAQEEGTQEVPKIKIDSKDFGIGAQILHDIDITKIKLMTNTFQAKRVGMIGYGLEITDYIQF; encoded by the coding sequence ATGAACACTAAGGTAGTTTTGAACACTATAGAAGAGGCGATAGAAGACATTCGTCAAGGGAAAGTGATTATAGTGGTAGATGATGAAGACCGGGAGAATGAAGGTGATTTTTTAGCTGCTGCTGATAAGGTAACGCCTGAAATGATTAATTTTATGGCTACTCATGGCAAGGGGCTTATTTGTGTCCCGTTGACCGAATCGAGATGTAAGGAGTTAGAACTGCACACGATGGTATCTAACAATACTGATAATATGGAAACGGCATTTACGGTTTCTGTAGATTTAAAAGGCAATGGAGTTACTACCGGTATTTCGGCTTCTGATAGAGCGAAGACCGTAGCTGCTTTAGTAGATCCTGAAACCAAACCGTATGAGCTGGGACGTCCTGGGCATATTTTTCCTTTGATTGCAAAACAAGGGGGAGTATTGCGTCGTACTGGGCATACCGAAGCGGCGATTGATTTTGCTCGCTTGGCTGGTTTTTCTCCTGCTGGGGTGATTTGCGAAATTATGAATGAAGATGGAACGATGGCGCGTTTGCCAGAGTTGGCTGAGGTGGCTAAAAAGTTTGATTTGAAATTGGTTTCTATTGAAGATTTGGTGGCTTACCGCATGCAGCACGACAGTTTGATTAAGAAGAAAGAAGATTTTGAATTGACAACCCGTTTTGGAACGTTTAGGTTGCGTGCGTATTTACAAGTGACCAATAAACAGGTTCATATAGCGCTGACCAAAGGCAGCTGGAGTAAAGGTGAAGAAGTGGTAACGCGTATCAATTCTACGCAGATTACTAATGATATATTGGGTAATTTGCTTGACAATACCAATAAAAAAGTTGCTGCTGTATTTAAAAAGATAGCAGATTTAGACAAGGCTGCGGTTATTTTTATCAATCAAGAAATGCAATCTACGGAATTGTTAGATCGTTTAGCGGCCTTGCGTAGCGCACAAGAGGAGGGAACGCAAGAAGTGCCAAAGATTAAGATAGACAGTAAAGATTTTGGTATAGGTGCCCAAATTTTACACGATATAGACATTACGAAGATCAAATTAATGACTAATACCTTTCAGGCAAAGCGTGTGGGTATGATAGGGTATGGGCTTGAAATTACCGATTATATCCAATTCTAG
- a CDS encoding T9SS type A sorting domain-containing protein, with protein MKSILFFLVTLLSNISFAQLKISSGTQFTLVDGGVLTVNEPLVNNGTMSLNSGRLLVSSNFTNQGTLQATNSTIEIIGGNIQSFTFQNNDIVKRLELNKTNNTATVSGGVLTITDRFKSISGTLDAAEKMILKSTSTKTAIVEQSSGGTVNNIVVERYIPAKRAYRILSSPVTSTTSILYNWQENQNNTSSLYANNSNIVAGFGTHITGSTTGANGFDATQSGNPSLFLYNNTSQNWNSIPNTASTTLTAGSAYRLMVRGDRSIDMNTNTPNPTPTVLRSRGTLQIGNYTATSLNTLADTFNLIGNPYQSAVDIKAVLLNSTNVNPNFYYVWDPKIGGTNGRGGYVTYSFLTNTNNVNGSAVDAYLQPMQACFVKTLSNGAASVNFQESNKYLPTNENIYRTSNSTLPILHLNLFNAIVTSPDETALDGIMLLFGNQFSNELDANDAGKLMNLDENFSVLVSNSKCSIASFDMPNLYTVYPLNLSNYRGQNYVFKAKLENYHGLTPYLYDQYLGTYTQLENNTTYSFNIDSNQIASTDASRFKLVFQSNITVNNNLENLVNIYPNPSNTGSFVCSFDSQLKNVKIEVFNQLGQKIELNQTKTITNQIECMLTNSIQRGIYHVKISSDTGATIVKKWIVN; from the coding sequence ATGAAATCTATACTATTCTTTCTAGTCACTTTATTGTCTAATATCTCTTTTGCACAATTAAAAATTTCTAGTGGTACACAATTTACTTTAGTTGATGGAGGTGTTTTAACGGTTAATGAACCTTTGGTAAACAATGGAACTATGTCATTAAATTCAGGAAGGCTTTTGGTTTCTTCTAATTTCACTAATCAAGGAACTTTACAAGCTACTAATTCAACAATTGAAATAATTGGTGGAAATATTCAAAGTTTTACATTTCAAAATAATGACATTGTTAAAAGATTAGAATTGAATAAAACAAACAATACAGCCACAGTTTCAGGAGGAGTATTAACAATTACTGATAGATTTAAATCTATTTCAGGTACTTTGGATGCAGCTGAAAAAATGATTCTTAAAAGTACAAGTACTAAAACAGCAATTGTTGAGCAATCATCAGGAGGAACAGTAAATAATATTGTTGTTGAGCGCTATATTCCTGCTAAAAGAGCATACAGAATTTTAAGTTCTCCAGTTACATCTACAACTTCCATTCTTTACAATTGGCAAGAAAATCAAAATAATACAAGTTCATTATATGCAAATAATTCAAATATAGTGGCTGGATTTGGTACACATATTACAGGTTCTACTACAGGTGCTAATGGTTTTGATGCCACGCAATCTGGAAATCCATCGTTGTTTTTATATAATAATACATCTCAAAATTGGAATTCAATACCAAATACTGCTTCTACTACACTTACAGCGGGTAGTGCTTATAGATTAATGGTCAGAGGAGATCGTTCTATAGACATGAATACCAATACACCTAATCCTACACCTACTGTTTTAAGATCTAGAGGAACATTACAAATAGGAAATTATACCGCAACTAGCTTAAATACTTTAGCAGATACATTTAATTTAATTGGTAATCCTTATCAAAGTGCGGTAGATATAAAAGCAGTTTTACTTAATAGCACAAATGTAAATCCTAATTTTTATTATGTTTGGGATCCTAAAATTGGAGGAACAAATGGTAGAGGTGGTTATGTTACATATTCTTTTTTAACGAATACAAATAACGTTAATGGTTCGGCAGTAGATGCATACTTGCAACCTATGCAAGCATGTTTTGTTAAGACATTATCAAATGGTGCTGCAAGCGTTAATTTTCAAGAAAGCAATAAGTATTTACCAACTAATGAAAATATATATAGAACGTCTAATTCTACCCTTCCTATTTTACATTTAAATTTATTTAATGCAATTGTTACTTCACCAGATGAAACAGCTCTTGACGGGATTATGCTTCTATTTGGGAATCAATTTTCAAATGAGTTAGATGCTAATGATGCAGGAAAGCTAATGAATTTAGATGAAAATTTTTCAGTTTTAGTGTCAAATTCAAAATGCAGTATTGCCTCTTTTGATATGCCTAATCTATATACGGTTTATCCGTTAAATCTAAGTAATTACAGAGGTCAGAACTATGTTTTTAAAGCAAAATTAGAAAATTATCATGGACTAACGCCTTATTTATATGATCAGTATTTAGGAACATATACGCAACTTGAAAATAATACGACTTATTCTTTTAATATTGATTCTAATCAAATTGCTTCAACTGATGCCTCAAGATTTAAACTCGTTTTTCAATCTAATATTACAGTTAATAATAATTTAGAAAACTTAGTAAATATTTATCCTAATCCTTCAAATACAGGATCATTTGTTTGTAGTTTTGATTCACAATTGAAAAATGTTAAGATTGAAGTGTTTAATCAATTAGGTCAAAAAATAGAACTAAACCAAACTAAAACAATAACAAATCAAATTGAATGTATGCTAACCAACTCTATACAAAGAGGAATTTATCATGTAAAAATTTCAAGTGATACTGGTGCAACAATAGTAAAAAAATGGATAGTAAATTAA
- a CDS encoding HU family DNA-binding protein → MSIKFKVLPKKNPQDITAPEKFYATSVANGETTLESLAEMIAYQCTLTDTDCYAVLRSLERNMLMELSQGRIVKLGHVGTFQVSISAAGQNFEEDVTATDIKKSRILFRPAKKLKQMLGTLSYQKAN, encoded by the coding sequence ATGAGTATCAAGTTTAAAGTTCTTCCAAAGAAGAACCCGCAGGACATTACAGCGCCTGAGAAGTTTTATGCAACTTCGGTGGCAAACGGTGAAACCACTTTAGAGTCGTTAGCGGAAATGATAGCTTATCAGTGTACGTTAACCGACACTGATTGTTATGCTGTTTTACGTTCACTAGAACGCAATATGCTGATGGAACTTAGCCAAGGACGTATTGTGAAATTAGGTCACGTAGGTACGTTTCAAGTAAGCATTAGTGCTGCGGGTCAAAATTTTGAAGAGGATGTTACAGCAACGGACATCAAGAAAAGTCGCATTTTGTTTCGTCCAGCTAAAAAGCTGAAACAAATGTTAGGTACCTTAAGTTACCAAAAAGCGAACTAG